The region AGCAGCCTAATGGACTAGGGGCTTAGCTGGTCAGACCGGTGACCACCCGCTGCTACCAGAAGTGAGACCGACTTGATAGGCGGAGAAGCTGGAAAATGTCAGCCCCGGCCTCAGCCGGCAGCAAGCCCCCCAACCCAGGATAAGAGACAGGCACCAGAGTCACACCATGTGAAATTGATAGATATATAAACTGCCACCTTGAGTTGTTCTTCTCTATATTCCTCGATATTCATCTGAATTATTCCCTTTTGCTCCCTGCAAGTAGGTTATCTCTGTCACAATTAAATTAGCAATTGTTTTCCCCAGCTAACATTGCTCTGTGCCTCTGTGTCGCTGCATCCAATTACCTGTATTACATGGTCATCAGAGATTGTTACCCGACTGATTGGAGGGGAGAGCCTCAGcgttaggagtagtgatgagcgaatatactcgttactcgagatttcccgagcatgctcgggggtcctctgagtattttttagtgctcggaaatgtagtttttattgccgcagctgaataatttccatctgttagccagcataagtacatgtggggtttgcctggttgctagggattccccacatgtacttatgctggctaacagatggaaatcattcagctgcggcaataaaaactaaacctccgagcactaaaaaatactcggaggacacccgagcgtgctcaggaaatctcgagtaacgagaatattcgatcatcactagttaGGAGTCCTGTTATTATAGTTTCTAACCCATTCCTTTTCTCGGGGGGGGGGGAGCCATTGGTTTCATTTACTTAAGCACCAAGATACCTTGTCCAGGTCTTGATGATGATATTAATAAATATAACAAAAAGCAGTTCTGTATATGAGAAGAATCTAACCAAAAGCAACATAgatgttttacaaatttatttgtGCAATTAAATTGTCACTAATTTGCATTGATGATAAAAGAAAGTGTGTAGATACAGTGACTTTCTCTAGAAAGGAGTAGATGATGATTCCACTCCTCGGGCCTTGGTTTACAGTTGTGCTGATTTCGGACATCCAGGTCTGGATCACACATGAGAGAGGAGAAGACCAGGAATGTGTGACATGTGATCTGTGTAGTTGAAGTTTTCCTGGATTCCTACAGCATCGCGATCAACCATTTGGCCTTCTGTCTGACCATGGGCAGgaaggtgaaggagcagccgcttccttcCGTCTGTCCATGGTCTTGTAGGTGAAGCAGCAACCACTGCTTTCTGTCTGTACATGGCCAAGTAGGTGAAGGAACAGCCGCTTCCTTCTGTCTGTACTTGGCCTACTAAGAGAAGGAGCAGCAGCTTCCTTCTCTCTGTACATTTTCTATAAGTGTAGGAGCAGCCGCTGCCTACTGTCTGTCCATATCCGGCAtgtgaaggagcagccgcttcccTTTTTCAGTCCATAACCggtaggtgaaggagcagccgcttcccTTTTTCAGTCCATAACCggtaggtgaaggagcagccgctgCCTTCTGTCTGTATATGGCCAAgtaggtgaaggagcagccgcttccttctGTCTGTACTTGGCCTACTAAGATAAGGAGCAGCAGCTTCCTTCTCTCTGTACATTTTCTATAAGTGTAGGAGCAGCCGCTGCCTACTGTCTGTCCATATCCTGCAtgtgaaggagcagccgcttccttctTTCAGTCCATATCTggtaggtgaaggagcagccgctgccttctgtctgtccatatcctgtaggtgaaggagcagccgctaCCTTCTGTCTGTCCATATCCTGTAGTCTTCTCTTTACCACCACATTGTAGATGAATCGTCCAGATGGTGACATAGCAAGTATAGCTGAAAGAAGTCCTTCAATTTCAGCCTTTAATTACTTgctatgttgatccagaggaaggcgaaaaataACCCCGAGGACTCGTTGTTGGATTATCCTCATAtcaagggaaaaaaattccttcctgaccccaaatatggcgatcggaATAAATCCCTGGATGTTTGGTGCTCAAATCTACGTGGATCTTATGTGGTGGAAGCTCGGTAGGTTTGTCACAGTCCAGTAAATAAGAAAGTCCAGTTTAGTTGTCTCATCCGATAAATGTAAATCTTCATTCCTGATGTTACTGGAATGGGGCTGATTGTTATCAGCCTAATACTCCTGCTGTAAGAAGAGAAATACACACGTCTGAGAATCAGCTCCTCACATTCAGTATATACAGGGTACTGGGGGATATAACAATAAGGGGTATAGTGGGTAAGTGTGTTACTGGGTAGTGATAACATTATGGATGTCTGTATGTGTTGTACTTACATAGTAATATGGGAATGGTGGCTCGGATCTGCCGCACTCCACATCGCTCCAGTCTATGTAGCAGAAGAATGGGTGGGATCTGATGGATGATGTAATGGCCAATCGGGCAGATGGAGTTCTGCAGAGAAGCTAGAAAATGAAAGAAACCATTAGTCATTAGATTATTATTAGTGATAAGTTATTACACAATGTCTATGGACTGTCCACGTCTTAtcttctatcttcatctcatcttaCTCACCCCTTTTATGATATCAATGGTATTAATGCAAATCCCTGGTGGAAAATAAAGGATTTGCTCACACACAGACTCGTGGTAATCATCCAATGAGCCTTCGCTATAGAATGGCCGGCTACCTACACTCATCATATATAAGATGACGCCGAAGGAAAATGAGTCTGCCAGATGGGTGTATCCTTGACGGTCCATTATCTGTGGAAACACAAGATTGGAGAGGAGCTGAATATACCGGAAAGGGGATTTACACACAGAGACAATGAGGACCGGTCTGTGATTACGTATGAGCAGGATACATTGGGATCAGATTATCCCTCAGTCCTACTATCAATCACACAGAGATGTTCCTTACCTCAGGCGCTATGTAACCCTTAGTGCCAGTAAACTTATTCACTATGCCATTCTCAAACACATTAATGGCTGAACAGCCAAAGTCTGAGATTTTGATGTGTCCGGTGTCTTGGATGAGGATGTTATCTGGCTTCACGTCACTGCAGGGAGAAGGAGCAGACACTGATTGTGAGGATAATTCATCAAAAGAACTTTCTACAATAAGGAGACAACAGAGAGTCACAGGTGACAGATTTATGGAGGTGAAATGATTACCTATGTATGACGCCGTGTTCATGTAGATATTGGAGTCCACACACCATCTCTGCCGCAAAGAGTCTGTGGAGTAGAAAGTAAAGGGTGGATCAGTGGTTACATACACAATCATACAGAGAACATGAGGAGATCACACACGTGTCCTTTTCACGTCATTATTTTCTTCTGTGTCATAGTCCATAGTTCATGGACTACAATGTGCGAGAAGTGGATTATTAACATTTAGTACAAGTCATTTACCTTGTTGTCTGTGTGTTAAACAACTTTGAATCTTTCATGTGGTTAAACAGGTCTCCTCCGGCCATGTAGTCCATGGCTATTCCATAATCGACTGGTGTCTCCATATACGCCCGCATAGACATTAGGTAGGGGCATCCGGCAGCCATTCTCATGACTTCTAGCTCTCTTGAGAAAATGTCCTCCCTACAAGAACTCTTGTCCATGATCTTAATGGCCTGCAGTCCTTCATTGACCAGATCTGATACCAAGATGACCTGTAGAAAAATCACAGCAGATCAGACCAAACGCCCATCTATTATTGTGTAATATTTCACTAGTTTATCCCAATTATCATCACATATGAATATCCTGTAATGAGTATGTCCATCCTTCCTGTGTATCTGTGCAGGATACATTGGAGGAGGATAAATTCACACTTACTTTTCCGTAGCCTCCCTGTGAAAGAATTTTCTGAAATTTAAGGCTGGCAAGGTCAATAGTATTTGGAATGTTGACCATTTCTGTCATGGGTGAAATACACATTCTAGCTTCACTCGGGTCTTCTGCTGGCATGGCTGCTATGTCACAAGGTATCAGAAGACTTCCATCTGCTGAGATGATACAAGATTATTAACTCCATTGCGAGCACATAATGGAAATGCTTGTCATATTGTGCAGTAAATTTATGGAGCgggttcaggagctgagcctgtgCCGTACCAGGCAGAaggcttttttttgcattttttggggggctgtATCCACCTaaccaattgcaaaaaaaaatatcacaatGTTCTGTCTACAATCAATGAATAATCAATATCAATAATAACTACAGCTTGCCACGCAAAAAATCACACAGCTCCATCTTGTAATCAATATCAAAAAGTTACAATGTCTTAGAATATGGGGACACGAACAACTTTATCAATATAATTCCTCATTATCTGTTAAAATCCCCGCCGCATGTTCAGCATTATCATAGTTGAAACTGaagtggagaaacattttgtgaggTAATTTCCACCACAAATgaatgaacacagtaaaaaaaatggaAGAATCACTTTTTTCCACAATTTTATCAGTTTTTGaacttttttccctgttttccaggaATAGTGTCCTGCAAAACTACAGCTCAGCCCAGTAAAAAAACAAGTCCACATATTGCTacattggcagaaaaaaaaa is a window of Ranitomeya variabilis isolate aRanVar5 chromosome 2, aRanVar5.hap1, whole genome shotgun sequence DNA encoding:
- the LOC143809642 gene encoding serine/threonine-protein kinase Sgk1-like, with amino-acid sequence MDKERRRAQRDRVLREKRGINEEPVPLFALGRKDFILPDMDTDASEMASKRQTLEKMRKTKRHEILTEKRNMENLMESHSAASAERQRANIISFTKIRDLVPEMRRKSKDAILNKRRNISAELELDEVLQDTPRDVTSSSSESLETLTLQRTATLERTIINENDALQRSRTSAENISIPENKQLSDSPPKTSLDKGEPADGSLLIPCDIAAMPAEDPSEARMCISPMTEMVNIPNTIDLASLKFQKILSQGGYGKVILVSDLVNEGLQAIKIMDKSSCREDIFSRELEVMRMAAGCPYLMSMRAYMETPVDYGIAMDYMAGGDLFNHMKDSKLFNTQTTRLFAAEMVCGLQYLHEHGVIHSDVKPDNILIQDTGHIKISDFGCSAINVFENGIVNKFTGTKGYIAPEIMDRQGYTHLADSFSFGVILYMMSVGSRPFYSEGSLDDYHESVCEQILYFPPGICINTIDIIKGLLCRTPSARLAITSSIRSHPFFCYIDWSDVECGRSEPPFPYYYQEY